One region of Budorcas taxicolor isolate Tak-1 chromosome 3, Takin1.1, whole genome shotgun sequence genomic DNA includes:
- the PI4KB gene encoding phosphatidylinositol 4-kinase beta isoform X1, which yields MSLQAPSLAVAMGDTVVEPAPLKPPSEPAPGPPGNNGGSLLSVITEGVGELSVIDPEVAQKACQEVLEKVKLLHGGVAISSRGTALELVNGDGVDSEIRCLDDPPAQIREEEDEMGATVASGTAKGARRRRQNNSAKQSWLLRLFESKLFDISMAISYLYNSKEPGVQAYIGNRLFCFRNEDVDFYLPQLLNMYIHMDEDVGDAIKPYIVHRCRQSINFSLQCALLLGAYSSDMHISTQRHSRGTKLRKLILSDELKPAHRKRELPSLSPAPDTGLSPSKRTHQRSKSDATASISLSSNLKRTASNPKVENEDEELSSSTESIDNSFSSPVRLAPEREFIKSLMAIGKRLATLPTKEQKTQRLISELSLLNHKLPARVWLPTAGFDHHVVRVPHTQAVVLNSKDKAPYLIYVEALECENFDTTSVPARIPENRIRSTRSVENLPECGITHEQRAGSFSTVPNYDNDDEAWSVDDIGELQVELPEVHTNSCDNISQFSVDSITSQESKEPVFIAAGDIRRRLSEQLAHTPTAFKRDPEDPSAVALKEPWQEKVRRIREGSPYGHLPNWRLLSVIVKCGDDLRQELLAFQVLKQLQSIWEQERVPLWIKPYKILVISADSGMIEPVVNAVSIHQVKKQSQLSLLDYFLQEHGSYTTEAFLSAQRNFVQSCAGYCLVCYLLQVKDRHNGNILLDAEGHIIHIDFGFILSSSPRNLGFETSAFKLTTEFVDVMGGLDGDMFNYYKMLMLQGLIAARKHMDKVVQIVEIMQQGSQLPCFHGSSTIRNLKERFHMSMTEEQLQLLVEQMVDGSMRSITTKLYDGFQYLTNGIM from the exons ATGAG cTTGCAAGCTCCAAGTCTGGCTGTGGCCATGGGAGACACGGTAGTGGAGCCTGCCCCGCTGAAGCCACCTTCCGAGCCCGCTCCTGGCCCGCCAGGGAATAATGGGGGCTCCTTGCTAAGTGTCATCACGGAGGGGGTCGGGGAGCTCTCGGTGATTGACCCTGAGGTGGCCCAGAAGGCCTGCCAGGAGGTGCTGGAGAAAGTCAAGCTCTTGCATGGAGGCGTGGCCATCTCTAGCAGAGGCACCGCACTGGAGCTGGTCAATGGGGATGGTGTGGACAGCGAGATCCGTTGCCTGGACGACCCACCCGCCCAGATaagggaggaggaagatgagaTGGGGGCCACGGTGGCCTCAGGCACAGCCAAGGGAGCAAGAAGGCGGCGGCAGAACAACTCCGCCAAACAGTCTTGGCTGCTGAGGCTGTTTGAGTCGAAACTGTTTGACATCTCCATGGCTATTTCATACCTGTATAACTCCAAGGAGCCTGGAGTGCAGGCCTACATCGGCAACCGGCTCTTCTGCTTTCGTAATGAGGATGTGGACTTCTATCTGCCCCAGTTGCTTAACATGTACATCCACATGGACGAGGACgtgggtgatgccatcaagccctACATAGTCCACCGCTGCCGCCAGAGCATTAACTTTTCCCTCCAGTGTGCCCTGTTGCTGGGGGCCTACTCTTCAGACATGCACATTTCCACTCAGCGACACTCCCGTGGGACCAAGCTGCGGAAGCTGATCCTCTCAGATGAGCTGAAGCCTGCTCACCGAAAGAGGGAGCTGCCCTCCTTGAGCCCAGCCCCTGACACAGGACTGTCTCCCTCAAAAAGGACCCACCAGCGCTCTAAGTCAGATGCCACCGCCAGCATCAGTCTCAGCAGCAACCTGAAACGAACAGCCAGCAACCCTAAAGTGGAGAATGAGGATGAG GAGCTCTCCTCCAGCACCGAGAGTATTGATAATTCATTCAGTTCC CCCGTCAGACTGGCTCCTGAGCGAGAATTCATCAAGTCCCTGATGGCAATTGGCAAGCGGCTGGCCACGCTCCCCACCAAGGAGCAGAAGACACAGCGGCTGATCTCAGAGCTCTCCTTGCTCAACCATAAGCTCCCCGCCCGAGTCTGGCTGCCCACTGCCGGCTTCGACCACCACGTGGTCCGTGTGCCCCACACCCAGGCTGTCGTCCTCAACTCTAAGGACAAG GCTCCCTACCTGATCTACGTGGAGGCCCTCGAATGTGAAAACTTTGACACCACTAGCGTCCCCGCTCGGATCCCCGAGAACCGGATTCGGAGCACCCGCTCTGTGGAGAACCTGCCCGAATGCGGCATCACCCACGAGCAGCGGGCAGGCAGCTTCAGCACTGTGCCCAACTATGACAATGATGACGAGGCCTGGTCGGTGGATGACATAGGCGAGCTACAGGTGGAG CTCCCTGAAGTGCACACCAACAGCTGTGACAACATCTCCCAGTTCTCCGTGGACAGCATCACCAGCCAGGAAAGCAAGGAGCCTGTGTTCATCGCAGCAGGTGACATCCG ACGTCGCCTTTCGGAGCAGCTGGCTCACACCCCCACAGCCTTCAAACGAGACCCAGAAGACCCTTCTGCAGTTGCTCTCAAAGAGCCCTGGCAGGAGAAAGTGCG GCGCATTAGAGAGGGTTCCCCTTATGGCCATCTCCCCAATTGGCGGCTCCTGTCAGTCATTGTCAAGTGTGGGGATGACCTTCGGCAGGAGCTGTTGGCCTTCCAGGTGTTAAAGCAACTGCAG TCCATTTGGGAGCAGGAGCGAGTACCCCTGTGGATCAAGCCATACAAGATCCTCGTGATCTCGGCCGACAGTGGCATGATTGAACCGGTGGTCAACGCTGTGTCCATACACCAGGTGAAGAAGCAGTCGCAGCTCTCCCTGCTCGATTACTTCCTACAGGAGCATGGCAGCTACACCACTGAGGCCTTCCTCAGCGCCCAGCGCAATTTTGTGCAGAGTTGTGCTGGCTACTGCTTGGTCTGCTATCTGCTGCAGGTCAAGGACAG ACACAATGGGAACATCCTGTTGGATGCAGAAGGCCACATCATCCACATCGACTTTGGCTTCATCCTGTCCAGCTCACCCCGAAACCTGGGCTTTGAGACATCAGCCTTCAAGCTGACCACGGAGTTTGTGGAC GTGATGGGCGGCCTGGATGGCGACATGTTCAACTATTACAAGATGTTGATGCTGCAGGGGCTGATTGCAGCTCGGAAACACATGGATAAGGTGGTGCAGATCGTCGAGATCATGCAGCAAG
- the PI4KB gene encoding phosphatidylinositol 4-kinase beta isoform X2, whose translation MSLQAPSLAVAMGDTVVEPAPLKPPSEPAPGPPGNNGGSLLSVITEGVGELSVIDPEVAQKACQEVLEKVKLLHGGVAISSRGTALELVNGDGVDSEIRCLDDPPAQIREEEDEMGATVASGTAKGARRRRQNNSAKQSWLLRLFESKLFDISMAISYLYNSKEPGVQAYIGNRLFCFRNEDVDFYLPQLLNMYIHMDEDVGDAIKPYIVHRCRQSINFSLQCALLLGAYSSDMHISTQRHSRGTKLRKLILSDELKPAHRKRELPSLSPAPDTGLSPSKRTHQRSKSDATASISLSSNLKRTASNPKVENEDEPVRLAPEREFIKSLMAIGKRLATLPTKEQKTQRLISELSLLNHKLPARVWLPTAGFDHHVVRVPHTQAVVLNSKDKAPYLIYVEALECENFDTTSVPARIPENRIRSTRSVENLPECGITHEQRAGSFSTVPNYDNDDEAWSVDDIGELQVELPEVHTNSCDNISQFSVDSITSQESKEPVFIAAGDIRRRLSEQLAHTPTAFKRDPEDPSAVALKEPWQEKVRRIREGSPYGHLPNWRLLSVIVKCGDDLRQELLAFQVLKQLQSIWEQERVPLWIKPYKILVISADSGMIEPVVNAVSIHQVKKQSQLSLLDYFLQEHGSYTTEAFLSAQRNFVQSCAGYCLVCYLLQVKDRHNGNILLDAEGHIIHIDFGFILSSSPRNLGFETSAFKLTTEFVDVMGGLDGDMFNYYKMLMLQGLIAARKHMDKVVQIVEIMQQGSQLPCFHGSSTIRNLKERFHMSMTEEQLQLLVEQMVDGSMRSITTKLYDGFQYLTNGIM comes from the exons ATGAG cTTGCAAGCTCCAAGTCTGGCTGTGGCCATGGGAGACACGGTAGTGGAGCCTGCCCCGCTGAAGCCACCTTCCGAGCCCGCTCCTGGCCCGCCAGGGAATAATGGGGGCTCCTTGCTAAGTGTCATCACGGAGGGGGTCGGGGAGCTCTCGGTGATTGACCCTGAGGTGGCCCAGAAGGCCTGCCAGGAGGTGCTGGAGAAAGTCAAGCTCTTGCATGGAGGCGTGGCCATCTCTAGCAGAGGCACCGCACTGGAGCTGGTCAATGGGGATGGTGTGGACAGCGAGATCCGTTGCCTGGACGACCCACCCGCCCAGATaagggaggaggaagatgagaTGGGGGCCACGGTGGCCTCAGGCACAGCCAAGGGAGCAAGAAGGCGGCGGCAGAACAACTCCGCCAAACAGTCTTGGCTGCTGAGGCTGTTTGAGTCGAAACTGTTTGACATCTCCATGGCTATTTCATACCTGTATAACTCCAAGGAGCCTGGAGTGCAGGCCTACATCGGCAACCGGCTCTTCTGCTTTCGTAATGAGGATGTGGACTTCTATCTGCCCCAGTTGCTTAACATGTACATCCACATGGACGAGGACgtgggtgatgccatcaagccctACATAGTCCACCGCTGCCGCCAGAGCATTAACTTTTCCCTCCAGTGTGCCCTGTTGCTGGGGGCCTACTCTTCAGACATGCACATTTCCACTCAGCGACACTCCCGTGGGACCAAGCTGCGGAAGCTGATCCTCTCAGATGAGCTGAAGCCTGCTCACCGAAAGAGGGAGCTGCCCTCCTTGAGCCCAGCCCCTGACACAGGACTGTCTCCCTCAAAAAGGACCCACCAGCGCTCTAAGTCAGATGCCACCGCCAGCATCAGTCTCAGCAGCAACCTGAAACGAACAGCCAGCAACCCTAAAGTGGAGAATGAGGATGAG CCCGTCAGACTGGCTCCTGAGCGAGAATTCATCAAGTCCCTGATGGCAATTGGCAAGCGGCTGGCCACGCTCCCCACCAAGGAGCAGAAGACACAGCGGCTGATCTCAGAGCTCTCCTTGCTCAACCATAAGCTCCCCGCCCGAGTCTGGCTGCCCACTGCCGGCTTCGACCACCACGTGGTCCGTGTGCCCCACACCCAGGCTGTCGTCCTCAACTCTAAGGACAAG GCTCCCTACCTGATCTACGTGGAGGCCCTCGAATGTGAAAACTTTGACACCACTAGCGTCCCCGCTCGGATCCCCGAGAACCGGATTCGGAGCACCCGCTCTGTGGAGAACCTGCCCGAATGCGGCATCACCCACGAGCAGCGGGCAGGCAGCTTCAGCACTGTGCCCAACTATGACAATGATGACGAGGCCTGGTCGGTGGATGACATAGGCGAGCTACAGGTGGAG CTCCCTGAAGTGCACACCAACAGCTGTGACAACATCTCCCAGTTCTCCGTGGACAGCATCACCAGCCAGGAAAGCAAGGAGCCTGTGTTCATCGCAGCAGGTGACATCCG ACGTCGCCTTTCGGAGCAGCTGGCTCACACCCCCACAGCCTTCAAACGAGACCCAGAAGACCCTTCTGCAGTTGCTCTCAAAGAGCCCTGGCAGGAGAAAGTGCG GCGCATTAGAGAGGGTTCCCCTTATGGCCATCTCCCCAATTGGCGGCTCCTGTCAGTCATTGTCAAGTGTGGGGATGACCTTCGGCAGGAGCTGTTGGCCTTCCAGGTGTTAAAGCAACTGCAG TCCATTTGGGAGCAGGAGCGAGTACCCCTGTGGATCAAGCCATACAAGATCCTCGTGATCTCGGCCGACAGTGGCATGATTGAACCGGTGGTCAACGCTGTGTCCATACACCAGGTGAAGAAGCAGTCGCAGCTCTCCCTGCTCGATTACTTCCTACAGGAGCATGGCAGCTACACCACTGAGGCCTTCCTCAGCGCCCAGCGCAATTTTGTGCAGAGTTGTGCTGGCTACTGCTTGGTCTGCTATCTGCTGCAGGTCAAGGACAG ACACAATGGGAACATCCTGTTGGATGCAGAAGGCCACATCATCCACATCGACTTTGGCTTCATCCTGTCCAGCTCACCCCGAAACCTGGGCTTTGAGACATCAGCCTTCAAGCTGACCACGGAGTTTGTGGAC GTGATGGGCGGCCTGGATGGCGACATGTTCAACTATTACAAGATGTTGATGCTGCAGGGGCTGATTGCAGCTCGGAAACACATGGATAAGGTGGTGCAGATCGTCGAGATCATGCAGCAAG